In Streptomyces sp. RFCAC02, the following proteins share a genomic window:
- a CDS encoding Mrp/NBP35 family ATP-binding protein, whose amino-acid sequence MATDTSLVGEDAVRAALQRVNDPEIHRPITDLGMVKSVDIAPDGTVTVGVYLTIQGCPMRDSIVSDVTAAVGGLPGVTAVRVDLDVMSDEQRKNLATTLRGGQAEREIPFAKPGSLTRVYAVASGKGGVGKSSVTVNLAAALAAEGQKVGVVDADIYGHSVPRMLGTEARPTQVENMIMPPSAHGVKVISIGMFTPGNAPVVWRGPMLHRALQQFLADVYWGDLDVLLLDLPPGTGDIAISVAQLVPGAEILVVTTPQQAAAEVAERAGSIAVQTHQKIVGVVENMAGLPCPHCGEMVDVFGTGGGQRVADGLTRATGAEVPVLGSIPIDVRLREGGDDGTPVVLADPEAPAAAALRRIASSLGGRQRGLAGMSLGLTPRGKF is encoded by the coding sequence ATGGCTACCGATACCTCCCTCGTCGGCGAAGACGCGGTGCGCGCCGCGCTCCAGCGGGTGAACGACCCGGAGATCCACCGGCCCATCACCGATCTCGGCATGGTGAAGTCGGTGGACATCGCCCCGGACGGCACGGTCACCGTGGGGGTGTATCTGACGATCCAGGGCTGCCCGATGCGCGACTCGATCGTCTCGGACGTCACGGCGGCGGTCGGCGGCCTGCCGGGGGTGACGGCCGTCCGGGTGGATCTCGACGTGATGAGCGACGAGCAGCGCAAGAACCTGGCGACGACGCTGCGCGGTGGCCAGGCGGAGCGGGAGATCCCGTTCGCCAAGCCGGGGTCCCTCACCCGGGTCTACGCGGTGGCGTCCGGCAAGGGCGGCGTCGGCAAGAGTTCCGTCACGGTCAACCTGGCGGCGGCCCTCGCGGCCGAGGGCCAGAAGGTGGGCGTCGTGGACGCCGACATCTACGGCCACTCCGTCCCGCGCATGCTGGGCACGGAGGCCCGGCCCACCCAGGTGGAGAACATGATCATGCCTCCGTCGGCGCACGGGGTGAAGGTCATCTCGATCGGCATGTTCACGCCGGGCAACGCGCCGGTCGTGTGGCGCGGCCCGATGCTGCACCGGGCGCTCCAGCAGTTCCTCGCGGACGTGTACTGGGGCGACCTCGACGTGCTGCTGCTCGACCTGCCGCCCGGTACCGGCGACATCGCGATCTCCGTCGCCCAGCTCGTCCCGGGCGCGGAGATCCTCGTCGTCACGACGCCCCAGCAGGCGGCGGCCGAGGTCGCCGAGCGGGCCGGGTCGATCGCCGTCCAGACGCACCAGAAGATCGTCGGCGTCGTGGAGAACATGGCGGGCCTCCCCTGCCCCCACTGCGGCGAGATGGTCGATGTGTTCGGCACCGGCGGCGGGCAGCGTGTCGCCGACGGGCTCACCCGCGCCACCGGCGCCGAGGTGCCGGTCCTCGGCTCCATCCCGATCGACGTGCGGCTGCGGGAGGGCGGGGACGACGGCACGCCCGTGGTGCTGGCCGATCCCGAGGCGCCCGCCGCCGCGGCGCTGCGGCGCATCGCCTCGTCGCTCGGCGGGCGGCAGCGCGGCCTCGCGGGCATGTCGCTGGGGCTGACACCGCGCGGGAAGTTCTGA